A stretch of DNA from Coccidioides posadasii str. Silveira chromosome 1, complete sequence:
TTCTGAGTAACAGATAACTATTCGAGATTCTCGGACAGCTCCTTGCATCCACCGCCCAACACGCCAATTAGCCACCTGCCGATATCTGGTGAGCCTGGTACGTGAGCAGCCGTCGGCGTACCAGAAACGTACCCAACTAACCTGTTATTATTCAGATTCTACACATGTCACAACAACTCAACATGGCCATGGAATCGACTTTCTCTACTCGCCAAGGAACCGATGCTCAGCCCCTTTCTGAAATGAGCGGCTCATTTGTCTCCAACCAGTCAAACTACAGCGGCAGCCCTGTGACTGAAACCATCGTTGATGTTGAGCCGTGGATGCAAGAGATGCTGAACGAGGATCTCTTCTCCACTCCTCCTTTAGAATTTGGCTCTGCATACCCTGGGTTCATGGCCGCTGCCTCCGAGACTTCGCCCTCCGCACCCACAATGAACGATTCTGAATTGTTGGCACCCAACACATGGCCTACTTTCGCCACCGACAACTACGGCTTTGTGCAAAACGGAGACTCCGCTTTTGTGCCTGAAGCTGCAGATTTCCCTTCGTTCAGCACTTCGACGGCCTTTGACGAAGAATTGGCCTCTTTTCTATCCGGACACCAAGCCTTCGATGACGGTGCGGCTCTCGCCGAAATGAACGCTCAACAAAATTTCGATGCGTTCTCTGAACCTTTGCCAACCCCCGGGAACCGTGATGACAATTCGCAGACCGCTTTTAACCAAATCGCAGCTGCTTTCCGGGATTTGGCCCGTGCGAGAGCTGAGGCTGACCCTCGCCCGATGTCCCGCAAGCAAAAGCAGCGCGACGCGTCAATTGCTTTGTATTTGGAGAGACTACGGGATGCGTGTGATGACGCCGTCGCCGTTATTAATTCCTCCAATGCTTCCAACCAATCCGATAATGGTTCCAGCTTCAGCTCACCAAACATGAGTTCACTCCAGAATTCGTTTCACAACGACCAGGTTCCAGTGGCGTGGGGACAGGGTTCAGCGAGCGAATGCAACTCCGCCCTTTTCGACAATGCCATCCTAACAGACCTCACTTCGCAACAATGCTCACCCGGCGAATCCTCCGCAGCCTTCACCACTTCCGTTTCCACTCCAAGTTCGGACGTCCCGTCAAAACAACAACCAGCGGCAAGGCCCCCAGTGACTGGGGGGTTGGAGTTGGTGATGGACCTAAATATGAATGCTGCCACAAGCTTACCCCGCCGTCATCGCCCTCGAACCCAAGCACAGCGAGAGCGATACCTTGCGGTGCGCAGTCGTGGTGCATGCGAAAAGCATAAGAAGCAGCACAAGAGGGTAAGGAACCTTTTCAATTTCGTCCCATTTTGGTTTTCTGGGGGGAGGTTAACTAACGAGACCCATAGTGCACCTGCGTCGATAAAGAACTCGCCTCGAAGCAAAATGCCGGGCAGCGCGTGGTGAATTCAAAACTTTGCGATGCCATGCTCCGCAGACAGTCCTCAACCGTTCATTCTCAGAATGTCGATTCATCTCGATCGACGACGAACTCACCCACGGAGGGCTACGTTTGGTGTCCGGGAGGCAGTCTAGACCCGAAGGGACCGTGTGAATGCACGAGTTGCCATGAGGATATGCTTCGTTGGCAATATCTCCAAAACCTCGACAAAGCTGCTGCTCTTGACCCCATGCAGAAACTTGTGCATACTCAATGCCAGGCAAAACAGAAACGGTTTTGTGTCGGGAAAACTTTGCAGTCTGGGGACTCTGGGGAAGGCAGTGTGCAAGATGCGTCACCCTCTGCATCCCAAAGACCGGCTAATCTTCCTCTTGTTGGCACCATCGCCCATGCTAGTCTAGCCCAACGCTACAGGGCCGACAACCAGCTACAAGCTGCTGCGCAGAGCTCGCCATGCATGCCAACCCACACCTCGCCAGTCTCATCATTCAAACTTGGACGCACCACGAACAAAGGCACAAATACACTCGCAGACGTAAGAATGTCGTCCGTTGGTGTCAAGGTTGACACAGACAATGTCCACGTGCGTTACACGGGCCATAATGCTACTGTTCAGCCATCCGGAGCTCGCAGGACCCTGATTGAGACGTCCGCTTCAACGGAGAGCCACGTTCTTCTCGATCAACATATTCCGGAAAGCTCTACCCCCAACGCTGCTCAATCTTGTTCACAACGATTTGTCAGCGCTACCGTGCCGTCGTCCTCTTCATCCCGATCCAGCACTGCCCCCCACGCCCGCCAAAGCCCCACTGACAGCAGTAACTTCTCCAAACTGGACCAGGCGTCAGGCTACACGACCACCTTCCAACAAAGATATCGGTGGATCCTCGAGGGGAGGACCACAGTCGGCGGAAGCCGTTTTACTGTGGTGATTCAAGCCACCACGTCGATGGTACCAAACAACATTTTGGTGCTGGCTCATTGGTTTGCGGAACATAGTTGCAGCGTGTCACGCGCCCTTCACCTCGAGCCCACGCACAAGGCGCAAACACTTCGTGCCCACGGTTCGTTCCGAATCTGGTTGGCTATTTGGGCATTCGCCGTGGTCTGGACGTCGTTCCTCCGAAATGTGTTGGTATAACCTTGTCGTTTGAGGTTACCGGCCCCACATCGGTCCCCTCGAATGAGTCCACCGTGATCGAGTAAGGGCATGTCTATCTTTGTACATGATTTTCATTTTGGAGCGTTTATTTTCCAGAAAGCGTGCATCTATTATGTCTTCTTCATCCCTCTCTTTGCTATCGTTTTGCATCCAGCTGGTGGCTCCTCGCCGCTCGATACCCCTGGATGTTTGGTACATGGCTGTATTGCCTGATTTGCTCAGGATGCGAGTTTAGGCGACTAGATGAAAGCATAGGTGAAGTGTCTAGCagaagaatgtgaaaacttTTACTGCTCTGCCTGGTCATGAACAGTTGCTTCCGTTTCCTTAGTACTtttcaaaaagaaaaagtcaAAATTAAGCTAAGAATGTGAAGATTACAGTGCGTAGATGGCACCAGGTTAGCCAAAGGGGACCCTCTCCAAGTCTCGAAGTGCAAATTTTCACCATGACAACATCTGCTCATGTTATAGCCAAGTCGATAGGATCGCTACATCAAAAAGCTGCCTGGTTAGCTCAATCGGTAGAGCGTGAGACTCTTAATCTCAAGGCTGCGGGTTCGAGCCCCGCATCgggcttttcctttttgacCCTTTTTTTTGCGAGTTTTGTTTGTTACAGTTTTGCTGCGACTACCGACACAAGCTGTCAgaattttttctttttttttttttttttttttttccctccgTGGCTCACGTGCTTCAAGACATGGATGAGTTTTGCGGGCAACAAGTTCCTTTTCCCATCTTGGTCAGGAGTAGCGCGTTTTGCTCCCAACGATCTCGCAAACGCTATCTGGGTGACAGACAACGGCGAAAGATGTCGCTCGATGAGTCCGTATCCTCAAACAGGCAGGTATTCTGGCGATGATAATAAGCTGCTTCGGCAAAAATGGCGTTTCTCTCATCGTTAAAAGCGATAATGCTGCGCTATATCCCTCCCGGATCGAATGCGGATCGGCCACTCCGGCAGAGCCCGCGCTGTGACTCCATTCTCAGCCTTCCAAAGGTTGCAAGTAACTTCGCCGGCTATTTTGATGCTTGCCAATATACCGCTTGAGGCTGAATAAACCACTGGCGCCGAGAGCTTAAGTCATTACCTATCTCGAAATCCACAAACGGATAGCTCAATTGACTCCTCACGCTAAATTTTACACACCATGTGGCCTGTCAACATCCCTACGAAGCCCTGAGCTACAAATCAATCGGGTCGTTTTCCCAAGAAGGGAAGCTTCCCAGCATGGAAGGATTTCCGCTTGAGGATATCTTTAACGGCTGCTGGCAAAAGGGAACTTTTCTCTGCACAAGATATACTCAAGTCCCGCGAGCAGGTCAGTGTATTGAATAAGCCGAAAGGAGCTAAAGTCTTGGAGTACGGAACTATAAACACATCACCAGATCAAAGACACATGCGATGCTGAACCCTCGCTTCCTAGAACCTCCTCTCCATGCCCTTCTCTCCCTTTCGCCCTCAGTTTCAGCTTGATGGGCCCGATCCCTCTGCTGGCTAACCACTGCTTATCTTCTGCACCTCGCTCTCCGTGCACCCAGACGGTACACTCGCTCCCTTCACCCTCCACTGGCAATCCCAGCTTAAACACGCTGCCAATTCCGGACTCACTCGTACCCGGCTGCGTGGCAGTGAAATTGGCAAGTAATTTGAGGTAGTTTGCTTCGTGCGAACTCGGAACAAGCACTTCAATCTGATCTACACCCGTTGCGCCACATGGATGTGTCGTCCGTGATGGATCTCCAAACCGCAGTCTTGTTTCCCGAGGTGTCCCGTCGTAACATAGGAACGGCGCATCTAGACGTCCTGTGCGAAAGAATTTCCCTGCGTCCGGTGTGTTTGCTGTGTCGTGGAATTCTGGGTTTGCACGCGTCCAATGGAACTTCTTGCCTTCTGGTGTCGTTCGTCCTTGGCTGGTCGGTATTGGGTACCGTACCCCGAGCCCCCCATCCCCATCTTGACTTTTGTTTACACGCATGTCGATGCCATGGTAATGCTCATCCCTGCTCTGCGCAGATGTGCATGAGATGCTCCAGTCAATCAAGCCTGGCTCTTTACGGCCCCAGCTGTGGTTGCTTGGTGGCGGTCCCCACCAGTTGAAGAGCTCTAGGTAGGTACCATCCTCAAAGATTATGAGCTTCAGCTGGCTAGCCTGGCCTAAACCGGTTCACAAATCTCTATGTCAGCGcgcttctttcttctcttcttggAGAAGTGGTATACGAACCGGTATGTTTACCACCCTCGATGATAGTGAAGTTCTCGCTAAGCCATGGAGGTAGGGTTTCAAACTCTTCTTCGGAGAGGATAATTGTGATGTGGTCAATCCTTGAAGCGGTAATAGAACCCATTGTTGAGCAGTGACGCTGTCCGGCTGGCCGggatctctctctctctctctctctctctctctaaaATTTTTGTGGTAGTGGAAGTGAAGTGATATCTCAGCTGGTCTGACCCACTCAAAAGTGTTTGAagaagtacggagtatagagGTAGATGTTGGAAACGGCGGATACCACCGGTCTTATACATCCTAGTTGAGAAAATGGGGCCGGTGTAATATGCAAGCCCTTCGACACATCACTTCTGCACGCGGATCACCGTTCCCCGCTGCCAACAACATTTTCCCGCTAACATTCCTCCAATGGAGCTACTCCACCTTACAACAGTCCTTACCGAGTATCCTTTTCCtattttactaaatttcGAAGCGTGATGCTAGAAGTATTGGCATTTCCTCGTCACAGAACAGGTCTATCTGCTTCGAAAGACAGCTTTTCTTGAGCCAATCAGCCAATACTACCAATGACGCCTTATCCTACTCGCTTAATTTCACAATTTCGGGAACCTACTTTCTGGGTCCCATCGCTGTTTTAACTCTCTCAATCTTCTAACTCTTTCCACTCCTTTGTAACGCCATTCAAGAGGATCCTCCCGATTACTGTTGGTGTACGAAATATATTTGTCTTCTGCTGAGCCCTTCCGTCCAACACGGGTGGCTTCAGATACAAAATTTGCAACTATTGCACGACTACTAACATCTCCATACCAAGTAAGGAGATTCCTTTACGAATGTCGAGTCGCCGTCAGttagaaagaaagaaaatggaaaCAGGTGAAGGAGAAGGCTTACAGCCAAAGGAGGCGACCTGCATTTCCAAATGCGGTATCAGTTACCGGCGCCGAGGAACCTGACGCCCGCCAACCGATGATTACCTGAGTCAACTCAGCATCTGGACATTGGGTAATGAGTTCTCGATGTAGCGATGCAAGAGCGATGAACTTCTCAGTCGTGAATTCGTCCAGAGCACTCAGGTTGAGACGTCTAAAGCGCCTAATACTATCTTTGCATAGGGGCTCATCACCATTATTTTCGAATGAAATTTTGCGACAGCTTAATTTCATTGGACCGAGATCGTAGAGCGGTTTGAATGAAAATGCCCCGGCTGCAGGGTTTCCAATATAATGGGCATTCACCACGATAATCTGCTCAAATTTCGGCGGCTGAGCCATGATCATTAAATGACCGGCAGTAGGCTGCGAGCGGTTCTGTATGATGTTTTCCATCACGGCACCAACCTCCCTCACTTTGGAGATTGGGAAAAAGAACCGACTGAAATAATGAGTTCCTATCTCACTCCCAATTAAGGAGAGTGGGTACGTCCTAATCGTCAATTCGGTCACGATCCCGAAAAATTGCCCAGCGCCGCGAAGTGCCCAGAAGAGATCCGAGTTCAAAGTGTCGCTTACATGAAGTAGGGACCCATCGGCCGTAACAATGCGACCGGAGAGGATGTTGTCGGACCCGAAGCCGAAACGACCAGAAAAGATGCTGATCCCTCCGCCGATAAAGTATGGGATGACACCGATATTTTGTGCATCTCCAACAACTACATACACACAGAGGAATGCTTTGTCAGTACCCATACCTAGGCCTTTCGTAACTCATTACGGTAGATAGTCACCTGTGCACTGGCCTTGACGAGCTAAGGCCACCTGGAACTCCTTATGCAGGACACCACCACGGACTTTTACAGTGCGGGCAGTTGGGTCAACGTCAATTGTGCTATATGACGACATGTCAATGATAAAGCCGTGTTTCTTAATGGAAGACCAGGGGCTGTGGCAACCAGTAGCCACTGCGAAAGGCGTTGACGTGATTTTTGCATATTTGACCTAATACCAAGGTGTTACCGCTATCACATCAAGGCAACTCTGTTCGTATAAAAAGAGTCACTCCGCCCTCCTTGAACTTACTATTTGAATAACATCATCTTCGCATCCGGGCCTTACAATCGCTCCCGGGACTTGAAACCCATCATCTGACCACCTTTTCTCCCAGAACGTCGAATCGAACGCTCCGGTGAGCACTTCTGCTCTTTCTGAAAGCCGGGTTTTGATTACCGACAGAAATGTATCGAGTGTCATATCCCCTGATGAAGAAGTTGCAAAGTCGTCCGGTCGGGTTCATTCAAATTTTGGAGCACAAAACCAGTGGCTTTCCGAGGGATCTCCCTACCTCGTTTCCGCCCTCTTTATAGACTGATGGCTCTGGAATATTGAGGGTCAGCAGCGATATATGCCTCTGCATATGTTGAAAACCTCTAACCGATTCATGATCGAGGAGTGGAGCGAAAATGCTGGATAAATGTGTCGGTGGCTTGTGAGATGCAACCTGTGAAAGCGCTTATGCATGACATTGAAGGATTGAATTGTTCACCTGCTTTTCAACcttaactacggagtactccgcgGATCGTGCAGTAAAGGAAATCCTCGACGCAACGAAACCCTGTTTTCCAATTTGAAGTATGCGGTCGTGCCTTGAGCTCCTGAGACAGTAGAGGTGCATGCCAACTTTGAGCTCCGAATCTTACGGGGAACTGCCATTCCCTATCACTTCTGTCTTTACAACAGCGACAATAATAGATGTGCCCCGTATTCGCATAAAGACGCTCGACATATGATCGTCATGACAACAGTTAGAGTTAGCTGACATcgatacggagtaccctgTCGATCTTTTAGTTACTGGACAGCGTGTTGCGCCGAGCAGAGACCGCTCTTGCAGCATTCCTTAGTAACAAGGCTGGCATCTAATGCCACATATTCTGGAGGAAAGAGGAAATAATACGTACTCagtacatactccgtacatgtcCTATACTCTGAACTTCGAGTAACGCCCGTAAACTACGCAGAAGGAAGTCTAAACGAAGAACGGGACACAGCTTTTTAGCGTTCTAATTTATTTGGCTCCAGTAAGTATATCCAGCCAGCCACCTCCCAGCCGCGATCTCCTAGCTTGAATATCTTGCATCAACACCACAAACTTTGAAGGTGCATACTTTAGCGTACAGATGGAAAAGATCATCTCTCTTTCAGGGGAAGCCACTCGCATATTCTTCCAATTTAGAGCTCTCTGAGTGGATGAACCATGTCCAAAcagtctacggagtacatatcaACTGCTCTAGTGGCAGATTCACAACGTATGGAGTCTGCTTCCTGGAGGCTTTAGTTTTGTGATgcgagtactccgtacaccaGCACCCCATTGGATGTGCCGTTAAATTCCTTACCAGTGCGACTTCTATCAATGGCTTGCTTCACTCAATAGACGGCCCGAGCACCAGGATCCACGAAGACACGTATTATCATCAGTCCGGATAGAGAGCAGTGAAGAAGGCTGTCTAATTCTAATTCGGCGACTGCGACATCGGTATCTATCACCTTCCTTTGACTAGAATACGCCGACATCGGAGGAGCACCCGGCATCAGGCTAGAAGAAGCGACTATTCCTCCTTGGCTGAATGGCTCTTTCGTGATGTTTGATGCTAATATTCGACAAATCTAAATCTAGATTTTGGCCAATAGTTATCCATAGACTCACCAAAACAAAGGCCACAAACACAGGTAATATGTCATAACTGTGAAATTGTCAAGATGTGGATGAATAATATCTACTCTGAAGGTGGTGGCGGTTGCACATAACTGCCACAGTGGCCATGATAGCATTTTAAAGGCTTTCCCATCTTGGATTTGATATAGTTGGTGGTTGGATTAAGTACTTCAACGGGACCCAGCAACCAATATCGAGAAAACATAGATAATGGGTATGATTGATcttatattaatattaatgCATGCCTAAGAACGATACCAGGTGCGATTAAGCAGAGCTAGTTCAAATTTTGCGGAGCCGCAGTAGGATCAACTGTGCATTCTGGCGGCGGAGTCCAGGGCTGGACGGTTCGATGTGGTGCTTGACCAGGCTTCTTTTCAACTTGTACAAAAACGGGTATCACGGCTCCGGGAGGAAGAGCAAAATCCCTGTGTCCAACGGCCCCGAGTATAGACCTAATCGTTCCTGAGTGAGCTGTCATAGAGATAAATGTGTTGTTGTCATGTGTGAATACATCATTGAGAAGGGTTCGCAGGCGCTCTCTGTGCGCAGTAGAAGATTCACGAAGATTAGGCGCCCAGAGAGAATCAGACTCGGCGAATCCTGGCTCGATGATATACGTTGGGTAGTTCTCCTGGATATATGTTCGGGAGCTACGTCGGTCGCATGTGTGGACTCCAATAGTTTCCCGGAGGAGCTTACGAGAGAATTGTTTTTAGTTAACTTCTTAGGGGAGACTTAGACTCATACCAAAGGTTAGAGTATGAATATACATACCTCTTTTACGGTAGGAACGAATGGTTTTGACTTGGGAAGGTCTAGCGTGCTGAATGTAATTTTGGCAGTGTCTAAGCAGCGAGAGAGAGGGCTCGTATAATAGCTTTGGGGAACCGGAATTCCATTTTTCATTTGAGTCACCCAGGTTTCGTTCGCAACTTTAGCATCCGCTATGCCTTGATCTGTGAGATGCGCATCTGCCCAATTGGTGGTTCCGTTTCCGTCAAGCATGGACCAGTAACACTAATGAAGTCAGCTCTTCAGAAATTTGAATCGATAGAAGTGTATCAAAACGCACGTCCCAAGCAGCAGTTCCGTAGTGACTTTCCGCCACGTTATGGTAGCCCTGACCATGTCTCCCTAGATAAAGCAGGGCATACCTTACTTCTGGTCCAGCATCGCGATTGAGTGTCAGGACTTTATGTTTAAAGCGTTCCCATTGGGACTTGCTACGATCGGGGTCAAATAACTCGTCAGTATCGTAAGTTTGGTCGATGAGGCCAAAGCCTGTCGATGCCTATTGCGAATGAGTAATTCCAGCCTCTATGCGGGAAAGATTTCCGCATACATAGTCAAATTTTGCGGGATCAGTTGCAGGGTCGTCTTGCAAGAAATATCCCGTCACAGTAGAATACTCCAGGTGGGAGACGGGCGCTAAGTCTCCCATCCTGACGAAAGAGGGGGTGATAAGAACTGTGgaaacaagaagaaaaggactAGCCAGCATTGTGTCAGTCCATACAAATACTGCACAATtaaaggaaaacaaaaataactGGGGCAAGCCCATAGTAGTGCTAAGAAGAAATGACAAGCTGCTGGATCACCAACAACTACCTTCAAGAGTTATCATGCTTTCATTACTTTAACTTACATGACAAATGCTATCCGGTAGCAGTTTAACGATGGTAGTCTCCCCGGCTCTATTCTCGGGTGCATCTATTAAACATCCTCCTGTCGGGAAAAAAACGGTGTACCCGTCGGCAGAGCGCGGCGGAACAACTGACCCGCCAAACTTAACTTGCTGTCGTTGAAATAAACTACGAGAACAAGCTTCAAGTGCCCCACAAAACTCGGGAATCCACAGGGGTATGTACGTTAACTTGTTAGTCGGTTTTTATGTAAGGCTTACGCCGGAATGAAGGCGAATACTCCAAGGAGCGCCGGCGAAGAAAACCAGTAGGGTGGGGGCTCAAGAGCCACGCCTCCCACCcgttagttagttagttaaacTAGTTAACGGGTGACAGCCTGAAGCTGCTGCGTTGAAGTAACAACTCTAAACTCTTGGTTAGTTAATCTAAAATGTTTGTTTTTTGGTCATCCTAATCAAGGCCTAAATCCATTATACTAGAAGTAGATAATATTATATCACAATCCTATATACAGGCTTGAGCCCTGATAGAAAGGTATCGAGTGGTAGTGAACGCCTGAACCCAGTAGTTTCGTGGTTCCTAGAGGTTCCGCGTATACCTCACATAGGTCCGTAGGCCTCTGATATGGCATTCCTAGGTCTTTCTAAAGGACCCATGAGTCTTTGATTTGTTTCGTCGATGCCAAATCTCAGCTGTCAAGTCCTTTGATTTGTCAAACCCTCCTTATGAGTTGCTTCAATCTAGGCAACAGTAAGGTTTTCACATGTCTGCAGGTTGTACCCCTCTCCCGACGGATATATGTTCATTCTCTGCTTCAATTCCAGGAGATGGAGTAATTGGCGCGCTGGAAGTGGTCTCTACCCCACCAGGCCGGACGCATGGCGGCACCAAAACTTCTCGAGCTTAATAAAGCCTGCTGGCTTGACAGCTCGTAAGAAGTTCACACCCATTCAAACGTGGGAACCAACTTCGCCTGCTCTTCGCAACACAATCGCCACCATGCAGCAGCATTCTGCTGCCTGTCAGGATGTCCGTGATATGGCACCTATATGTACCAAGGCCAACCGCAGGGGGTTTGCAACTTTTTCAAAAAGCAAATGACCTGCTAGGTTGGATCTCTGGTGGTTTCAGTACAAGCAGGAGTATTCAGTACCCGCCAACTAGCACACCACTTGGATAATATTTTATGCATGTGTGGCATACATCATACCGAAAAAGTCTATAGCGTGTTGTATTTGCGTTGTTTGAAGCAATAGACTGCGTGATTTCAAAGGGCTCTAGAACCGAACTTTGACAATAGGTGATTAGAGACCGTACCAGCTTCTGCCGAGCTGGCACTTCTTTCTCGCCGTTGCATAAATATATTTGGTAAAGGCAGAAGGTGACAGCACCATTCAGCGGCTTGACAACAGTGGGAGTTCGAAATGTAAGTCACTTTAGGAAGAGTAGGGCTGTAATATCGACAATTCTTCGAGATTCGATATGAATCATGATTTTGTAGGATAGTTCCAGGGAAAGCCAATAAGGCAATATTTAATTTAAGTTGGTAAGTATAATTTCAAATTTGAAGAATTTGGACTAGATTCAGCATATTTCTATAGGCCCGGACAAGATATATCGTGCGTTACACTTGCTAGAGTGTTTTTGGAGGTCCCAAAATTATTTGTTAAAAGGAAAGATGGAAAATTGAAAAAGAGGGTTAAGAGGCTGCAGAGTCTTATATATTAGCGGCGATTGCTGAATGAGTAAGCTGAGGGGTTGAGAAGGTGAATAGCTGCCTGTACAGTGAGATGTAATGACCCATTCAACATAAAGTGAATATTGAGTGAAAAGAAAGTAAAGGTTGAAGTGATAGGATGAGCAACAGAGCTGTGTCTGCTGTAACTCATTCATTGACATTGAGGTTACTTTTGACTGCTCCTCATTAAGTCATGGAGCGTTGCTATCAAGATCGAAGTGCCTCAAGGGTCCGAAACCATAGAGCTCCTTTACTGTTAATAATCACTAGCTTGAGCTATTAGGAAAGTCTACTGCTTTCCATCCCAAGCTAACTGATTGAGAATGCGCCTTCTTGGTGCAAAGGGCTCTTCGCCAATTTGCACTGAACGGCCATCCCACTGGTCGAGTTGCAAACCTTCCGGTATTGCGGCTAGCAAAGCGTATTGGTGTATCGATCCAGCGTCAGGATTTGGCTTCTTTCTTTATCCCTACGCTTTCTGTGTTTGTATCCTCCGTAAAACCACGTTTCTCCTCCCCAGTAGATGATCCGCCCTGAGTTCCGATTTTCAGAAAGAATACCAAGACAAATCCTAATCCTGCGAAACCGGCCGAGAGCCAATATGTAGATAGATACGGCTCGATATGCGATGGATCAGGATTCTTATGGTCCATTGCCACATAGATCGCAGTAGTCATGCCCAAACCAATATTTTGGCAGAGTTTCGTCAGGGTGTTGAATATCCCACCAGCTAAGGATTGCTGGTCCGTAGGTAGAGACGACATTACATACATCTATCGGCGCCTTTGTTAGGTAGCGGTCAAAAGGGACACATGATGTGACGAAGACTCACATTAACAACATTAAACTCAATATCAGCCCCCACCACCGAAAGTAAAAGGGCGGGGAACATAAATGCCCAGTAGGTCACATCTTCTTTCATAAAGCTGAGGATGAGAAAACAGGCAACATATGAGAGTGCACCGATGCCCATCAAAAGCTTGTTGTTCACCCGATGGAGGATTAAGCCTGCGACAATATTGACCAGGATTCCGTTGATAACCTGGGGAAGAAGATAAAGAGCGACTTGAAGCGCGTCTAGGCCTTTGATTCGCTGAAGGTACAGGGCCAGCCAGAACGAACCCGATGAGAATCCCATAAATCCCAAGCCGAGAATTATATTCAGCTAGAAACAAAAAGATACATTAGCTTGTTTGACACACGACTGAGAGGTACAATATTTTCCTTACTAGAGAAAAATCTCGGTCCTTCCATATATACAATGGCATCAATGGGTACTTAGCGACAGACTGCCAGAACAAAAACCCGGCGACAAGTACCACGCCGACAACCAAAAGGGCAATAACGTATCCTGTTTTCCAGCCATCCGGAGCATCTCCAGCAAGTCTACCGCCCCTTTCGTCAGCATCTTTACGGTAAAGCGGAGTGATGTGAAACAGCAACTCACGTCAAGGAACTCGAGAATAGGGCCAACCCGGTGACGATCAACATCGACCCCACCAGGTCAAATTTCTTCAACGCCTCCCAACTCAGCTTCTCCCTCGGGTGTGCATCTGGCGGGACCGTCCAAATCGTCATCACAGAGAATATGGCATATACAGCCGCCAACGCCCAATACGACGCCCGCCAGTTG
This window harbors:
- a CDS encoding uncharacterized protein (EggNog:ENOG410PYG0~COG:S~TransMembrane:1 (o759-778i)) gives rise to the protein MSQQLNMAMESTFSTRQGTDAQPLSEMSGSFVSNQSNYSGSPVTETIVDVEPWMQEMLNEDLFSTPPLEFGSAYPGFMAAASETSPSAPTMNDSELLAPNTWPTFATDNYGFVQNGDSAFVPEAADFPSFSTSTAFDEELASFLSGHQAFDDGAALAEMNAQQNFDAFSEPLPTPGNRDDNSQTAFNQIAAAFRDLARARAEADPRPMSRKQKQRDASIALYLERLRDACDDAVAVINSSNASNQSDNGSSFSSPNMSSLQNSFHNDQVPVAWGQGSASECNSALFDNAILTDLTSQQCSPGESSAAFTTSVSTPSSDVPSKQQPAARPPVTGGLELVMDLNMNAATSLPRRHRPRTQAQRERYLAVRSRGACEKHKKQHKRCTCVDKELASKQNAGQRVVNSKLCDAMLRRQSSTVHSQNVDSSRSTTNSPTEGYVWCPGGSLDPKGPCECTSCHEDMLRWQYLQNLDKAAALDPMQKLVHTQCQAKQKRFCVGKTLQSGDSGEGSVQDASPSASQRPANLPLVGTIAHASLAQRYRADNQLQAAAQSSPCMPTHTSPVSSFKLGRTTNKGTNTLADVRMSSVGVKVDTDNVHVRYTGHNATVQPSGARRTLIETSASTESHVLLDQHIPESSTPNAAQSCSQRFVSATVPSSSSSRSSTAPHARQSPTDSSNFSKLDQASGYTTTFQQRYRWILEGRTTVGGSRFTVVIQATTSMVPNNILVLAHWFAEHSCSVSRALHLEPTHKAQTLRAHGSFRIWLAIWAFAVVWTSFLRNVLV
- a CDS encoding uncharacterized protein (EggNog:ENOG410PQ79), producing MGSITASRIDHITIILSEEEFETLPPWLSENFTIIEGGKHTGQASQLKLIIFEDGTYLELFNWWGPPPSNHSWGRKEPGLIDWSISCTSAQSRDEHYHGIDMRVNKSQDGDGGLGVRYPIPTSQGRTTPEGKKFHWTRANPEFHDTANTPDAGKFFRTGRLDAPFLCYDGTPRETRLRFGDPSRTTHPCGATGVDQIEVLVPSSHEANYLKLLANFTATQPGTSESGIGSVFKLGLPVEGEGSECTVWVHGERGAEDKQWLASRGIGPIKLKLRAKGREGHGEEVLGSEGSASHVSLIW
- a CDS encoding uncharacterized protein (CAZy:AA7~EggNog:ENOG410PGDD~COG:C), whose amino-acid sequence is MTLDTFLSVIKTRLSERAEVLTGAFDSTFWEKRWSDDGFQVPGAIVRPGCEDDVIQIVKYAKITSTPFAVATGCHSPWSSIKKHGFIIDMSSYSTIDVDPTARTVKVRGGVLHKEFQVALARQGQCTVVGDAQNIGVIPYFIGGGISIFSGRFGFGSDNILSGRIVTADGSLLHVSDTLNSDLFWALRGAGQFFGIVTELTIRTYPLSLIGSEIGTHYFSRFFFPISKVREVGAVMENIIQNRSQPTAGHLMIMAQPPKFEQIIVVNAHYIGNPAAGAFSFKPLYDLGPMKLSCRKISFENNGDEPLCKDSIRRFRRLNLSALDEFTTEKFIALASLHRELITQCPDAELTQVIIGWRASGSSAPVTDTAFGNAGRLLWLNLLTWYGDVSSRAIVANFVSEATRVGRKGSAEDKYISYTNSNREDPLEWRYKGVERVRRLRELKQRWDPESRFPKL
- a CDS encoding uncharacterized protein (EggNog:ENOG410PKMG~COG:G~TransMembrane:1 (o16-37i)~BUSCO:11323at33183), giving the protein MHPRIEPGRLPSLNCYRIAFVIPFLLVSTVLITPSFVRMGDLAPVSHLEYSTVTGYFLQDDPATDPAKFDYASTGFGLIDQTYDTDELFDPDRSKSQWERFKHKVLTLNRDAGPEVRYALLYLGRHGQGYHNVAESHYGTAAWDCYWSMLDGNGTTNWADAHLTDQGIADAKVANETWVTQMKNGIPVPQSYYTSPLSRCLDTAKITFSTLDLPKSKPFVPTVKELLRETIGVHTCDRRSSRTYIQENYPTYIIEPGFAESDSLWAPNLRESSTAHRERLRTLLNDVFTHDNNTFISMTAHSGTIRSILGAVGHRDFALPPGAVIPVFVQVEKKPGQAPHRTVQPWTPPPECTVDPTAAPQNLN